A window from Listeria seeligeri serovar 1/2b str. SLCC3954 encodes these proteins:
- a CDS encoding ATP-dependent DNA helicase, which yields MKAVQISVRRLVEFVLRGGSIDSRMTSSDRALEGTKIHQLLQKSAGEEYQAEVSLKLDRTVDGVVFLLDGRADGIINEQTIDEIKTTETVMEEITEDFRPLHWAQLICYGFMLAEKSDLPEVTLQLTYYQVADEEIKQFRRIMSREEMGVFVDDLLSKYAVWAKMSAAWEMKRNKTIQELSFPYNSYRRGQRELSIAVYRTAVSGENLFCEAPTGIGKTMSTLFPAVKAMGEGKTDKIFYFTAKTITRQVAEDALDEMRRKGLAARSVTITAKDKICFLDERKCEPDHCQFARGYYDRLNEALFDLLGQEEAITRTVVEQYARKYTLCPFELSLDVALFCDAIVCDYNYLFDPVVYLKRFFSEGPGKYTFLVDEVHNLVDRARSMFSATLRKSLVMQVKRQLDKKLHKRLWNAVNAMNKEMISLNKELIESGETIHVSKADLAEWNESVLKFTFVAKEWLPQNTQSETQSDVLELYFESLRYVKIAELYDERYTTQITRTHSDLEIKQLCLDPAFLLSEKLKLGASSVLFSATLRPIDYYTNVLGGEEDTSRMVFSSPFEQQNMHLLVADNISTKYQMRDQSLASVVEALAALIAGKKGNYLFFFPSFQYLQNVYDLFREKYPEIVVRKQEGAMDEEQREAFLEAFKAGNSETLVGFCVLGGVFSEGIDLRGERLIGAAIVGVGLAQLNPESDLIKDYYNETIGQGFDYAYQLPGMNKVLQAVGRVIRGESDRGVVLLIDERFSASRYRTLFPAHWNHAKIVKNTKEITEQVTEFWRNN from the coding sequence ATGAAAGCTGTACAAATTTCGGTTAGGCGATTAGTAGAATTTGTTCTTAGAGGCGGGAGTATTGATAGCCGGATGACAAGTTCAGACCGAGCTTTAGAAGGAACAAAAATTCATCAATTACTCCAAAAATCAGCAGGAGAAGAATACCAGGCGGAAGTTAGTTTGAAACTCGATCGAACAGTGGATGGGGTTGTTTTTTTGCTGGATGGTCGCGCGGACGGGATTATTAATGAACAAACAATAGATGAAATTAAAACAACAGAAACAGTCATGGAAGAAATTACGGAAGATTTCAGACCGCTTCACTGGGCGCAACTTATTTGTTATGGGTTTATGCTTGCTGAAAAATCGGACCTTCCTGAGGTGACGCTTCAATTAACTTATTATCAAGTAGCAGATGAAGAAATCAAGCAATTTAGGCGTATAATGAGTCGTGAGGAAATGGGCGTTTTTGTAGATGATTTGCTTTCAAAGTATGCAGTTTGGGCGAAGATGTCTGCTGCTTGGGAGATGAAGCGAAACAAAACCATTCAGGAATTATCTTTTCCATATAATAGTTATAGACGTGGTCAAAGAGAACTTTCTATTGCAGTTTATCGGACGGCTGTTTCGGGTGAGAATTTGTTTTGTGAGGCGCCTACAGGGATTGGGAAAACAATGTCGACTTTATTTCCGGCAGTTAAAGCGATGGGTGAAGGTAAGACGGACAAAATTTTTTATTTTACTGCAAAGACAATTACGCGGCAGGTTGCTGAAGATGCACTAGATGAAATGCGCCGGAAAGGGCTTGCGGCAAGAAGTGTTACGATTACAGCGAAAGACAAAATATGTTTTTTAGATGAACGGAAATGTGAACCGGATCATTGTCAGTTTGCGCGTGGCTATTACGATCGTTTGAATGAGGCGCTGTTTGATTTGTTAGGTCAGGAAGAGGCGATTACTCGAACGGTTGTGGAGCAATATGCAAGAAAATATACACTTTGTCCTTTTGAATTATCACTTGATGTGGCGCTTTTTTGCGATGCGATTGTGTGTGATTATAATTATTTGTTCGACCCGGTAGTTTATTTGAAACGGTTTTTTAGTGAAGGACCCGGAAAGTATACATTTCTGGTGGATGAAGTGCATAATTTGGTGGACCGGGCGCGTTCGATGTTTTCGGCCACACTGCGGAAATCACTCGTAATGCAAGTGAAGCGACAATTAGATAAGAAACTACACAAACGACTTTGGAATGCAGTGAACGCAATGAATAAAGAAATGATTTCACTTAATAAGGAGCTAATCGAGTCAGGCGAAACTATTCATGTGAGTAAAGCAGACCTTGCTGAGTGGAACGAGTCCGTATTAAAATTCACCTTTGTCGCGAAAGAATGGTTACCGCAAAATACTCAATCAGAAACTCAATCAGATGTGTTGGAACTTTACTTTGAAAGCCTTCGATATGTGAAAATTGCTGAGCTTTATGATGAACGATATACGACCCAGATTACTCGTACTCATTCGGATTTGGAAATAAAACAACTGTGCTTAGATCCAGCCTTCTTACTATCTGAAAAACTGAAACTCGGGGCTAGTTCGGTACTTTTTTCAGCCACACTTCGGCCTATTGATTATTATACAAATGTGCTTGGTGGAGAGGAAGATACGAGTCGGATGGTTTTTAGCTCGCCTTTTGAACAACAGAATATGCATTTATTAGTAGCTGATAATATTAGTACCAAATACCAAATGCGTGATCAAAGTTTAGCGAGCGTAGTCGAAGCATTAGCCGCACTTATAGCAGGAAAAAAAGGGAATTATTTGTTTTTCTTCCCATCTTTTCAGTATTTGCAAAATGTATATGATTTATTTAGGGAGAAATATCCGGAAATCGTTGTACGGAAGCAGGAAGGCGCGATGGATGAAGAACAGCGAGAAGCCTTTTTGGAAGCATTTAAAGCCGGAAATTCAGAAACTTTAGTAGGATTTTGTGTGTTAGGTGGTGTTTTTTCAGAAGGGATAGATTTGCGCGGGGAACGGCTGATTGGCGCAGCGATTGTAGGTGTCGGATTGGCGCAACTTAATCCAGAATCTGACTTAATTAAAGATTATTATAATGAAACAATTGGTCAAGGTTTTGACTACGCATATCAGCTCCCTGGAATGAATAAGGTGCTTCAAGCTGTAGGACGAGTAATTCGCGGCGAAAGTGACCGAGGTGTCGTCTTGCTGATAGATGAACGTTTTTCGGCTAGTCGTTATCGGACATTGTTCCCAGCACACTGGAATCACGCGAAAATCGTCAAAAACACCAAAGAAATTACTGAGCAAGTAACCGAATTTTGGCGAAATAACTAG